CCTGAAACCGTGGGGAAAATTGCTGGGTGAAGAACAAAAACCCAATAAAAAGAAAAAGAGCTACAAGATATCCAAAAATATTACCTTGAAAGAAATGGATTAAGGATTGAATAATATATGTACAATTGATAATTGATTACTCAAAAAAATCATTTCCAATTTTTAAATAAAAAAGACTGTCTTTTTCAAGACAGTCTTTTTTACTATTTATTATGCCAGTTATGGCAGTGCACAATATGGACTCATCCCATTTGCACAAGTTTGTGTACACGGAATGTAAGATTGAGTATCAGGACAATATCCCATATCTGGTCCTCCCGGCTCTACGCCTCCGCCGCCGCCCAAGCATGGGTGACCTGGTGGGATTTTACATGGACATCCTTCAGGACCAATATCGCATA
This genomic window from Chryseobacterium sp. MEBOG06 contains:
- a CDS encoding bacteriocin-like protein; this encodes MLKNLKKLDRSNLREIQGGVGIGLCDIGPEGCPCKIPPGHPCLGGGGGVEPGGPDMGYCPDTQSYIPCTQTCANGMSPYCALP